A genomic segment from Candidatus Aminicenantes bacterium encodes:
- a CDS encoding co-chaperone GroES produces the protein MKVQPLDDRVLVKPVEEEQQSSSIIIPDTAKEKPIVGEVKAVGTDEEIQKLIKVGDRVIFGKYAGEEIKLEGEKHLIISRSDLLGKIE, from the coding sequence ATGAAGGTTCAACCTTTGGATGACCGCGTGCTGGTAAAGCCCGTTGAAGAGGAGCAGCAGTCCAGCTCCATCATTATCCCGGACACGGCCAAGGAAAAACCCATTGTGGGTGAGGTCAAGGCCGTTGGCACGGACGAAGAGATTCAGAAGCTCATCAAGGTCGGTGACCGCGTGATTTTCGGCAAGTACGCCGGCGAGGAGATCAAGCTCGAAGGCGAAAAGCACTTGATCATTTCCCGCTCCGACTTGTTGGGCAAAATTGAATAA